The Gadus chalcogrammus isolate NIFS_2021 chromosome 14, NIFS_Gcha_1.0, whole genome shotgun sequence sequence GGTGGGGTATTATCTGTAGTGACCCATATCTGTAGTGACCCATGTAGTGAGTCATTAGAATAGCTTTAAGACTGACAGACTGGGTCCATTAAGGTATCGGCACGAAGTACTGGACCTGCAGGCGTAATCCCGTAGGGTGGCAACACAAAGTACTGGACCTGCAGGCTGAGAGACCTGCAGAGTCCAGTTGGGTGTCAGCACTGGATACATAACAAATATATAATGAAAGTAGTAGAAGTATTGATTGACACGTTTCTAGAAATTATTGACAGTATATGCTACATAACTGAAACTATACATTATTGACTATTATACACACATCCAATATATCTATAATATAGTATACATCATTGACTCTGATACATATCCACTATATCTTTATTATACTGTTGAACATCGACCATGATACATATCCTGTTCATCTATATTATACTGTGCATTATTGACTATTATACAGTGACACAAGTGTCTGTTGCTACTATATTATTGAGCATACATTATATTTGACATAAGTCTCCCTTATATGCTACTATACTTTTGAAAGGGTACATGATGTCTTATATTATACTAAAGCATGTACAATGTGTCCAGTCCTTCCGGCGGGCCTGTGGGGGGTACATAAGAAGAGGGTGGTCAGTAACTTGCAGGGgatttcctgtctgtctgctttatttatctccctcctccttccaggaGGAACTTCGTCCAATAAAAGCAAGAGCAATGGTCAGGAGAAGTGGGTGCCACTGACCCGGTTGTCCATCATAGGGCTGAAGAGCATTGTGGACCAGTCCATTTTGTAGGTCACTAAACCCTAtcgaccctcacacacacagttctctcTGAACTTGACggattcaaatgtatttttccttttcttacaGCAAGACTCTTGGCCTGAATCGGCGGGAGAAGGAGGAAACAAATAAACATCTTAACATCCTAAAAACAAGGTGATTAAAAACGAGATACACATAGCCTGgtatcataaacacacactctcctaaTTAAGTCATTTGTGGAATACATTTGAAAAGGAAATACCTTTCTACTGAATGGACTCGACATTTTATCACAAAGTGATGATAATCAGACCCATAAAATGTCAATCATAAATATCCCTTTCAGTTACTTGTGTCGACGTTGGTTTGTCAAATTCATCCTCAAAACCACACAATTTATTCTCTGACTTGCTTGTTGTATTGTTGTCGTAATTTTATTGATATAAACTATTCATGAAGATAACGCTACAATTCATGGGCTCTTCTCCTTGACTCTGGTTGTGTTGTCAGGTTGTCCTGACTCTGGTTGTGTTGTCAAGTTGTCCTGACTCTGGTTGTGTTGTCAGGTTGTCCTGACTCTGGTTATGTGGTCAGGTTGTCTTGTCTCTGGTTATGTGGTCAGGTTGTCTTGTCTCTGGTTATGTGGTCAGGTTGTCCTGACTGGTTGTGTTGTCAGGTTGTGTTGACTCTGGTTGTGTTTTCAGGTTGTCCTGACTCTGGTTGTGTTGTCAGGTTGTCTTGACTCTGGTTGTGTTGACAGGTTGTCTtgtctctggttgtgttgtcaGGTTGTCTTGACTCTGGTTGTGTTGTCAGGTTGTGTTGACTCTGGTTGTGTTGTCAGGTTGTCTTGACTCTGGTTGTGTGGTCAGCCGGTTCCTGACTCTGGTTGTGTTGTCAGGTTGTCCTGACTCTGGTTGCGTTGTCAGTTGGTTCCTGACTCTGGTTGTGTGGTCAGGTGGTTCCTGACTCTGGTTGTGTTGTCAGGTTGGTGGGTGCGTGCGCTGAGCTGAGGGTGCCTCCGTTGACCCGGGGGGACTTTGAGACAGAGAGGATTGCCAGTCAGCTGCAGGAGGAGGGCAGGAGATCTCTCAACGGGAAGAAGACCCTGAGCAggctggaggtcagaggtcaacacgCTGACATCACACCCAAACAGCTAAACGGATGTTGGGGTGTTAGCTAGGAGTCCTGATagtaataaagtgtgtgtgtgtgtgtgtgtgttttcaatgtCTAGTCTGATCTAGATAACCTGCTGGTTGCTctagaggagatagaggaggagaagaaaccCCTGGAGAAGAGCTGTAGCTCCCTGAAGGGTCAGCTGGAGGAGGATAAGGCTGTAGAGGTACTCACTCACCCTCAAACACGAACTCCCTTGAGCGATCATGGTCGAAATCTCAAATGAAATGCACAGTTTTTCGAACGTATGATATGATGTATATATGGACTCAAAACATACAATATTATCGTACGTTTTTGGTTACATGTTAACGCAATATCTGAATTAATCAGCTAGAGGATT is a genomic window containing:
- the cenpq gene encoding centromere protein Q isoform X1, with the translated sequence MKPVRGSSRPSNMKMRKKPGEKSSAPQEPRKETVRQKPSQKKKGGTSSNKSKSNGQEKWVPLTRLSIIGLKSIVDQSIFKTLGLNRREKEETNKHLNILKTRLVGACAELRVPPLTRGDFETERIASQLQEEGRRSLNGKKTLSRLESDLDNLLVALEEIEEEKKPLEKSCSSLKGQLEEDKAVEMLQMAERCVLRIRAPPTHKYTSTLQAQLSSTVPRGEGEGMARRLGDILLTSAPLQDARLLLANAGQFTDGLLSTGPSGSDSVDLPQT
- the cenpq gene encoding centromere protein Q isoform X2, with the protein product MKPVRGSSRPSNMKMRKKPGEKSSAPQEPRKETVRQKPSQKKKGGTSSNKSKSNGQEKWVPLTRLSIIGLKSIVDQSIFKTLGLNRREKEETNKHLNILKTRLVGACAELRVPPLTRGDFETERIASQLQEEGRRSLNGKKTLSRLESDLDNLLVALEEIEEEKKPLEKSCSSLKGQLEEDKAVEMLQMAERCVLRIRAPPTHKYTSTLQDARLLLANAGQFTDGLLSTGPSGSDSVDLPQT